The DNA sequence GCACTGGGATCTGTAGCTGAGCGGGTCCTGCGACATGCCCCCTGCCCGACGCTGGTACTGAGACAACCAAAGCCCTGAGTTTCGCTTTTCAGGATTCGCCGTTTTTCTTTGGCTTGGCGGGAGATTCCGGGGCCGGGGCGGGAGCCAACTCTTCCACGACCAGATTGCGAAAGTGAATTTCGGAACCTTCACTCTGCAGTGCGATGGCCCCTTTGCTGGGGTCGCAACCTGTGACCTCTCCCAGCTTGATGCCGTTGATCATCACCGAAATACTTCCAGAGCGACAGGTCAGCACACACTTGTGCCATTTTCCGACAGGCAGATCCAGCGGAGTGGTCGGCGATAGCTTGTTGGCAGATTTCGCACCACTTCCAGGAGTAGGAAACACGAAACCAGCTTCCGGTCGATGCAACTGTACCTGAAATGCTTTAGGCCAGACCTTGTCAGGCTCTGCAGTAAAAAGCAGGATGCCACTATTGGCATTGGGATCACCCGGATACATCCACTCCATGCTGAACTGAAAATTTTCGTATGTCTTCTGGGTGCGAATGTAACCGTAAGGCTTCCCGGTACACGTTAAAACGCTGGGTTGATCCTGCCCGCCACTCACCACTTTCCAGGTTACGTTCGGATCAGTTTCCTTCGATTCTTCACTGACGAATTTCCAGTGATCCCAGAAATCACCTCCATTGAGCAGTTTCTCAGGCCCAGGCAAAGTCTTGGGAGCGGGTGGTGCCTTTTTCGCTTCAGGTTCAGGAATCTTTTTCTCACTTTCAGCTGGTGCTTCAGCCGGTGTAGAAGACTGTGCCCATACTGCTTCAGGACTGGAGAGAAAACAGAGTGCCATCATGGGCAGCAAGAGTGAAGACCATCTTCTGATCAAGACACCTGGTCTGGCGCAGACAGTCTCCCGTCTCCACTTCTCCCGAGATCGATGATGGAAATACAACACGCTGATTTTGCCCGACTTGACTGTTAAAAGAACCTGATTATGGAGATGTAGATAAAGAACCAATTATTCTAAGCCTACATTCATCAACATTCAATTATGGCCGGCGCTCCATCTGCCAGTTTTCAAAAATGGCCTGCCTCCCATTCTCTGAACACAAAGCCACACCATCAGACTAACAATGGCCCGGGGGGATACCAGCACCAATTCCATGCATTTCGCCACATTCGGGATCTTTTATAACGATTAAATGGGTCTGTCAGGCAGCCCACCAAAGCCTGCACCGAACAACCAACCCCCAGTGATCTGTGAATTTTATTTGACGGTCAAGTTCCGGGATTGATAAACTGTTCTAAGAACCGGAACAATCTACCCTCTCCCCTTTAAAAAAGATTGGTGCTCTCATGCAATTTAATCCTGGCTCCTCCCCTGATAATAAATCTCCCGAATTTCTGCAGATCTCTCGACGGCACTTCGTCAGAACCATGGGAGTCGCTCTGGCAGGATCTCCACTGCTGGGTGCAGAGCATCTACTGGCAGGCCAGTCGGATACTCCAGCTAAAACAACTGCTCCAGAACCACTGGTCAAAAAATTGTACGAAAGCCTCACACCGGCTCAGAAATCAAAAGTCTGTTTCGACTGGGATCATAAAAGCAAATCAGGACTGCTCCGCCAGAAAATCCAAGCCAACTGGAACATCACCAAACCTTATGTCACGAGTGATTTCTATAACAAAGACCAGCAGGAGCTGATTGAAGCCATCTTCTTCGGTCACTTCGACCCAAGCTGGCACAAAAATATCCGTCAGCAGCTACTGGACGATCAAGGAGGCTACGGTGAAGAACAGTCTATTGCCATTTTTGGAACCCCTGGTACAGACCAGTTCCAGTTTGTCATGACCGGCCGACACACAACGGTTCGCTGTGATGGTGACAGCGCCGAGCATCTGGCATTTGGTGGCCCGATCTTTTATGGTCATGCTGCAGAGGACTTCAATGAAAAACCAGATCATCCCGGAAATGTTTTCTGGCAACAGGCACTCAAAGCCAATCAGGTTTACAAGATCCTGGATGGGAAACAACGTAAACAGGCACTGATTCCTCAAGCTCCCCAGGAATCACGAGTGCAGTTCAAAAAGTCAGTCGACCAGATCACTGGTCTGCAGATCGCCGACATGACTAAGGACCAGAAACAGGAAATGCAGGGTGTTCTCAGCCTGTTATTGGAACCGTTCCGAACCTCAGACCAGCAGGAAGTGCGCAAGTGCATTGACACCCAGGGCGGGCTGGACCAGTGCCGAGTCTCCTTCTATCAGTCCGGAGATATCGGCAATGATGAAACCTGGGACATCTGGCGACTGGAGGGCCCTTCCTTCGTCTGGCATTATCGCGGTGCCCCCCACGTTCATGTGTGGGTCAACGTATCAGATGATCCCAAAACGAAGATCACCACTACTTAATGCAATGAATGTGCATCGCAGGGGACTGAATTCCAGCCCCTGCTTCTGTCGTTCACTGACACTGAATTGACAATGCTAAGTGGCTTTACATCTTTTGAGAATAACCGGGATCACAGTGCGCCCACAATTGCCCACTGCTGGGCAAAGTATAAGCCATCAGTAGAAAATAATTGAGCGGTTGAGCATGCGGCGCCTCGGTCTACATAACTCACCGTTACGGGTGCACGTCATCATTTTCACTGCGTAAAACTGATGATCAATCCACATCACAACTAATCACTCAGTGTGCTGTATCCCTGCCG is a window from the Gimesia benthica genome containing:
- a CDS encoding 3-keto-disaccharide hydrolase, producing the protein MMALCFLSSPEAVWAQSSTPAEAPAESEKKIPEPEAKKAPPAPKTLPGPEKLLNGGDFWDHWKFVSEESKETDPNVTWKVVSGGQDQPSVLTCTGKPYGYIRTQKTYENFQFSMEWMYPGDPNANSGILLFTAEPDKVWPKAFQVQLHRPEAGFVFPTPGSGAKSANKLSPTTPLDLPVGKWHKCVLTCRSGSISVMINGIKLGEVTGCDPSKGAIALQSEGSEIHFRNLVVEELAPAPAPESPAKPKKNGES
- a CDS encoding DUF3500 domain-containing protein; translation: MQFNPGSSPDNKSPEFLQISRRHFVRTMGVALAGSPLLGAEHLLAGQSDTPAKTTAPEPLVKKLYESLTPAQKSKVCFDWDHKSKSGLLRQKIQANWNITKPYVTSDFYNKDQQELIEAIFFGHFDPSWHKNIRQQLLDDQGGYGEEQSIAIFGTPGTDQFQFVMTGRHTTVRCDGDSAEHLAFGGPIFYGHAAEDFNEKPDHPGNVFWQQALKANQVYKILDGKQRKQALIPQAPQESRVQFKKSVDQITGLQIADMTKDQKQEMQGVLSLLLEPFRTSDQQEVRKCIDTQGGLDQCRVSFYQSGDIGNDETWDIWRLEGPSFVWHYRGAPHVHVWVNVSDDPKTKITTT